A region of Gracilinanus agilis isolate LMUSP501 chromosome 3, AgileGrace, whole genome shotgun sequence DNA encodes the following proteins:
- the VSIG10L2 gene encoding V-set and immunoglobulin domain-containing protein 10-like 2 — protein MADGLAKYLYLSLCFLLQLPLQSSGEPLPTLSAPSREVPIKGIKGDSLELTCASVSTPLVVFWSFTPPGSLVPQPIAVTNGAEVKVESGALALGAVSLRNSSLVLEGLRIAAQGRFLCQALYSAGGELHTAYSYIILSVLVPVSKPQVRLSSPSPVEGASLVVACVIREGTGPVSFAWQHQEPQGSQGALTERTEQSLHLEPVNRTHTGWYICSAQNEVNRLNSERVYLDVIYGPDEPIIRVEPLAVSEDSYWASEREEVTLSCLAPSNPPSRYVWLHDHIQVYSGPTYIIARAHQSHAGHYTCLAHNSYLDTHTQATIQLTIFYPPQGQPTCAVFPDTGAVVLNCSWPGGFPEAQLHWEGPEGASPSAPTNLTWTHLSTHLPNGSIFNCIAQHPALAQPVFCRITLWEPTSTPTCSTPVTTRDQFVMLSCEWPGGQPSGSLTWYDAEEQLLGSSRSSPAIQLLRAHEGLAGKEFTCKGTHPLRNPDPDCRLQLEAPRLIVDQPRVSVLEGREAQLDCVLLGGSPPPQLLWLGPQQLPVKPNPPHYTLQHRGPRLSLILHDADPARHSGIYHCFARNALGNASHSILLEVQRYPAPPNVTISSLTYGRQRSEVRLQWATQGPGNLTGFMVERRASPAGPGPGVWERAAADIEPESRGRRLGGLDPGVLYAFRVLALNHRTAGHPSEVKTPVDPPFNAYPAVLGAAGTGMVVATVASLLVFQYAARHPETFPRLGQLLFSTDRTSAGGNRQDGRAMVDPEMQAGEVPISTTAPGSPLEPNDTPVNVTITVTATP, from the exons ATGGCTGATGGGCTGGCCAAGTACCTATACCTATCTCTCTGCTTCTTGCTGCAGCTCCCTTTGCAGAGCTCAG GTGAACCTCTCCCAACTCTAAGTGCTCCATCCAGGGAGGTGCCtatcaaaggaataaaaggagATTCCCTGGAGCTgacatgtgcctcagtttctactcCTTTGGTGGTCTTTTGGAGCTTTACCCCACCAGGTTCCCTGGTCCCCCAGCCTATAGCTGTCACCAATGGAGCTGAGGTCAAGGTGGAGTCAGGGGCTCTAGCTCTGGGGGCTGTAAGCCTGAGGAACAGTAGCTTGGTGTTGGAAGGACTTCGGATAGCAGCCCAGGGGAGGTTTCTATGCCAGGCCTTGTATTCAGCTGGTGGAGAACTCCATACTGCCTATTCATACATCATTTTGTCTGTTTTGG tGCCTGTGTCCAAGCCCCAGGTGCGCCTGAGTAGCCCGTCCCCAGTGGAGGGAGCATCCCTGGTGGTGGCATGTGTGATTCGAGAGGGCACAGGACCTGTGTCTTTTGCCTGGCAGCATCAGGAGCCTCAGGGATCTCAAGGGGCTCTGACTGAGAGAACTGAGCAGTCACTCCATTTGGAACCTGTGAATAGAACCCACACTGGCTGGTACATCTGTAGTGCTCAAAACGAGGTCAATAGACTCAACAGTGAGAGAGTCTACCTCGATGTCATCT ATGGTCCAGACGAGCCCATCATCAGAGTGGAGCCTTTGGCAGTTAGTGAGGACAGCTACTGGGCAAGTGAACGGGAGGAAGTGACCCTGAGCTGCCTGGCTCCTTCCAATCCCCCCAGCCGCTATGTGTGGCTGCATGACCACATTCAGGTCTATTCTGGGCCCACCTACATCATCGCTCGTGCCCACCAGTCCCATGCTGGCCACTACACGTGTCTGGCCCACAACAGCTACTTGGATACCCACACTCAAGCCACAATCCAACTCACCATCTTCT ATCCTCCTCAGGGGCAGCCTACCTGTGCTGTATTCCCTGACACTGGGGCTGTGGTCCTAAACTGCTCCTGGCCTGGGGGATTCCCAGAAGCCCAGCTACATTGGGAGGGTCCTGAAGGTGCCAGTCCTTCTGCTCCTACCAACCTCACCTGGACCCATTTGTCAACCCATCTGCCCAATGGAAGCATCTTCAACTGCATTGCCCAGCATCCTGCTCTGGCTCAACCTGTCTTCTGTAGGATTACCCTCT GGGAGCCTACCAGTACCCCAACCTGTTCTACCCCAGTTACAACAAGAGATCAATTTGTTATGTTGAGCTGTGAGTGGCCTGGGGGGCAGCCTTCAGGCTCACTCACCTGGTATGATGCCGAGGAACAGCTACTGGGCAGCAGTCGCTCCTCTCCTGCTATCCAGCTCCTGAGAGCCCACGAAGGGCTGGCTGGCAAGGAGTTCACCTGTAAGGGAACTCATCCCCTTCGGAATCCTGACCCTGACTGCAGACTTCAGCTAG AAGCCCCTCGGCTGATAGTTGACCAACCTCGCGTTTCAGTACTGGAGGGAAGGGAAGCGCAGCTGGACTGTGTGCTGCTGGGGGGCAGCCCACCTCCTCAGCTCCTCTGGCTGGGTCCCCAGCAGCTTCCTGTGAAGCCAAATCCTCCCCACTACACTCTCCAGCATAGGGGCCCCCGGCTCAGCCTCATCCTCCACGACGCTGACCCTGCCCGCCACAGTGGCATCTACCACTGCTTCGCTCGGAATGCCCTGGGCAATGCCAGCCACAGCATCCTCCTGGAGGTTCAGA GGTACCCGGCCCCGCCCAACGTCACCATCAGCAGTCTGACTTATGGGAGACAGCGGAGCGAGGTGAGGCTGCAGTGGGCCACGCAGGGCCCCGGGAACCTAACGGGCTTTATGGTGGAGCGGAGGGCAAGTCCTGCCGGCCCCGGGCCTGGAGTGTGGGAGAGAGCCGCTGCGGACATCGAGCCAGAGAGCCGAGGGCGGCGGTTGGGTGGCCTGGACCCCGGGGTGCTCTATGCCTTCCGCGTCTTGGCGCTGAATCACCGCACGGCTGGGCACCCTTCTGAGGTGAAGACGCCAG TGGATCCTCCTTTCAATGCTTACCCTGCTGTGCTGGGTGCAGCAGGCACTGGGATGGTAGTGGCTACAGTGGCCTCCCTGCTGGTGTTCCAGTACGCTGCTCGGCACCCAGAGACTTTTCCTC GCCTGGGCCAGCTGCTGTTCTCCAC GGATAGAACCAGTGCCGGGGGGAATCGCCAGGATGGGAGGGCAATGGTGGATCCTGAGATGCAAGCAG GTGAAGTCCCAATCTCAACCACAGCCCCAGGCTCACCCCTGGAACCCAATGATACTCCTGTGAATGTTACCATTACTGTGACTGCAACACCATGA